The Listeria sp. PSOL-1 genome includes a region encoding these proteins:
- a CDS encoding amino acid permease produces MIAIGGSIGTGLFLASGNAIHTAGPGGAIVAYIAIGMMVFFLMTSLGEMATYMPVSGSFSTYASRFVDPAFGFALGWNYWFNWAITLAVDISTAALIIQFWFPHTPGWLWSAIFLVLIFGLNALSVRAYGESEYWFSIIKVVTVIIFLIIGILTIFGILGGEYIGMKNFTLAEAPFKGGFFAILGTFLIAGFSFQGTELVGIAAGESATPEKSVPKAIKQVFWRILLFYIFAIFVIGLIIPYTSSNLLGSGAEDVAISPFTLVFEKAGLAFAASVMNAVILTSVLSAGNSGLYASTRMLWSMAKEGSAPRFLAKINRRGIPMAALIVTALVGALTFITTLSENGSIIYTWLLSASGLTGFIAWVGIAVSHYRFRRAFIKQGHDLNELKYRAKFFPFGPILALVLCILVIIGQDYQSFLHPEFANPTWWQKMGVSYIGLPIFLTFWLAYKFTKKTKLIPLDKAKFDHK; encoded by the coding sequence ATGATCGCCATTGGAGGCTCAATCGGTACAGGGTTGTTTCTTGCAAGTGGAAACGCCATTCATACTGCTGGCCCTGGGGGTGCGATTGTTGCTTATATCGCGATCGGCATGATGGTCTTTTTCCTAATGACAAGCCTTGGAGAAATGGCAACTTATATGCCAGTATCTGGTTCATTCAGTACGTATGCTAGTCGTTTTGTTGACCCGGCCTTTGGATTTGCACTTGGCTGGAATTATTGGTTTAACTGGGCAATTACACTCGCTGTCGACATTTCAACGGCTGCTTTAATCATTCAATTTTGGTTCCCACATACTCCAGGATGGCTTTGGAGCGCTATCTTTTTAGTGCTTATCTTTGGTCTTAATGCGTTATCTGTTCGGGCTTATGGAGAATCAGAATATTGGTTCTCAATCATCAAAGTAGTCACCGTTATTATTTTCTTAATCATAGGCATCCTAACGATTTTTGGTATTCTTGGTGGAGAATATATCGGTATGAAAAACTTTACACTAGCTGAAGCTCCTTTTAAGGGTGGTTTCTTTGCTATTCTTGGAACGTTCTTAATCGCTGGTTTTTCTTTTCAGGGGACAGAGCTTGTTGGAATTGCTGCTGGTGAAAGTGCAACACCCGAAAAAAGTGTACCTAAAGCAATTAAACAAGTTTTCTGGCGTATTTTATTATTTTATATTTTTGCGATTTTCGTTATTGGATTGATTATTCCCTATACTAGCTCAAACTTACTTGGAAGTGGTGCTGAAGATGTAGCAATCAGCCCATTTACACTTGTATTTGAAAAAGCTGGCTTAGCCTTTGCTGCTTCTGTTATGAATGCTGTCATTTTAACTTCCGTACTTTCTGCTGGAAATTCTGGGCTTTATGCTTCTACACGAATGCTTTGGTCTATGGCAAAAGAAGGTTCTGCACCCCGCTTTTTAGCTAAAATCAATCGACGTGGTATTCCAATGGCTGCGCTTATCGTTACAGCGCTCGTAGGGGCTTTAACCTTTATTACGACATTATCTGAAAATGGAAGTATTATTTATACTTGGTTGCTTAGCGCTTCTGGTCTAACTGGCTTTATCGCTTGGGTAGGGATCGCCGTTAGTCATTATCGTTTCCGTCGTGCTTTTATTAAACAAGGCCATGACTTAAATGAACTAAAATATCGGGCTAAATTTTTCCCATTTGGGCCCATCTTAGCACTTGTCCTTTGTATTTTGGTTATCATTGGCCAAGATTATCAATCTTTTCTTCATCCAGAATTTGCCAATCCTACTTGGTGGCAAAAGATGGGCGTTTCTTATATTGGACTACCGATCTTCCTTACTTTCTGGTTAGCGTATAAATTCACGAAAAAAACGAAACTCATTCCTTTAGATAAAGCAAAATTTGATCATAAATAA